The following proteins are encoded in a genomic region of Peromyscus maniculatus bairdii isolate BWxNUB_F1_BW_parent chromosome 12, HU_Pman_BW_mat_3.1, whole genome shotgun sequence:
- the LOC102905035 gene encoding resistin-like gamma has product MKTTICSLIIIISILHLMIPVNTEETLDSLLEKKIKKLLNCGGECTSTVTRTLSCTSVNARGRLASCPAGMAVTGCACGYGCGSWDIRNGNTCHCQCSVLDWTTARCCQLA; this is encoded by the exons ATGAAGACTACAATTTGCTcccttatcatcatcatctccattcTTCACCTGATGATCCCAGTGAATACTGAGGAGACTTTAGATTCTCTCCTGGAGAAAAAGATCAAGAAACTTCTCAACTGTGGAG GTGAGTGTACCTCCACTGTGACTAGGACTCTCTCCTGCACTAGTGTGAACGCTAGAGGCAGACTAGCCTCCTGTCCTGCTG GGATGGCTGTCACTGGCTGTGCTTGTGGCTATGGCTGTGGATCATGGGATATCCGGAATGGAAATACTTGCCACTGTCAGTGTTCAGTCCTAGACTGGACTACCGCTCGCTGCTGCCAACTGGCCTGA
- the LOC102919209 gene encoding resistin-like alpha, whose product MKTTTCSLLIIISLLQLMIPVNTEETLDSIIKKLKEALSDGGNHPSTVTHTLSCTSVKASGNLASCSAGMIATGCSCGFACGSWNIQNENVCHCLCPIIDWTLARCCQLS is encoded by the exons ATGAAGACTACAACTTGCTCCCTTCTCATCATCATCTCACTTCTCCAGCTGATGATCCCAGTGAACACTGAGGAGACCTTAGACTCCATCATAAAGAAGCTCAAGGAAGCTCTCAGCGATGGAG GTAACCATCCCTCTACTGTGACCCATACACTCTCCTGCACTAGTGTGAAGGCTTCAGGCAACCTAGCCTCCTGTTCTGCTG GGATGATTGCTACTGGATGTTCTTGTGGCTTTGCCTGTGGATCATGGAACATCCAGAATGAAAATGTTTGCCACTGCCTGTGTCCAATTATTGACTGGACTCTTGCCCGCTGCTGCCAACTGTCCTGA
- the LOC102919826 gene encoding resistin-like gamma, translated as MKTTICSLLIIISILQLMIPVNTEETLDSLLEKKIKKLLNCGGECTSTVTRTLSCTSVNARGRLATCPAGMAVTGCACGYGCGSWDIQNGNTCHCQCSVLDWTTARCCKLA; from the exons ATGAAGACTACAATCTGCTCCCTTCTCATCATCATCTCCATTCTTCAACTGATGATCCCAGTGAATACTGAGGAGACCTTAGATTCTCTCCTGGAGAAAAAGATCAAGAAACTTCTCAACTGTGGAG GTGAGTGTACCTCTACTGTGACGAGGACTCTCTCCTGCACTAGTGTGAACGCTAGAGGCAGACTAGCCACCTGTCCTGCTG GGATGGCTGTCACTGGCTGTGCTTGCGGCTATGGCTGTGGATCCTGGGATATCCAGAATGGAAATACTTGCCACTGTCAGTGTTCAGTCCTAGACTGGACCACCGCTCGCTGCTGCAAACTGGCCTGA